A region from the Cannabis sativa cultivar Pink pepper isolate KNU-18-1 chromosome 9, ASM2916894v1, whole genome shotgun sequence genome encodes:
- the LOC115722235 gene encoding uncharacterized protein LOC115722235: MEGIQHRTVKANGINIHVAEKGQGPLILFLHGFPELWYTWRHQILALASLGYRAIAPDLRGYGDSDAPESPANYTCLHIVGDLIGLLDAIAADEDKVFVVGHDWGAVIAWYLCLFRPDRVKALVNMSAPFNPRNPRRKPLSAMRAVCGHDYYICRFQESGIIEEEFAQIGTEKVLKEILTYRTPGPLFWPKGKALESPPIALPSWLSEEDFNYYVTKYDKTGFTGGLNYYRNIDRNWELVAPWTGTQIKVPVKFIVGELDLVYNSFNAKDYIHNGGFKKDVPFLQELIIMEGVGHFINEERPNEITTHIYDFFKKF; the protein is encoded by the exons ATGGAGGGCATACAGCACAGGACAGTGAAAGCTAATGGAATAAATATCCACGTAGCGGAGAAAGGTCAAGGCCCACTCATCCTCTTCTTGCACGGCTTCCCCGAGCTATGGTACACCTGGCGACACCAGATCCTTGCTCTAGCTTCCCTTGGCTACCGAGCCATCGCCCCTGACCTCCGTGGCTACGGCGATTCAGACGCCCCCGAATCTCCCGCCAACTACACCTGCCTTCATATCGTCGGCGATCTCATCGGCCTTCTCGACGCCATAGCCGCCGATGAGGACAAGGTTTTCGTTGTAGGTCACGACTGGGGCGCCGTAATCGCCTGGTACCTTTGCCTCTTTCGCCCTGATCGAGTCAAAGCTTTGGTCAATATGAGCGCGCCCTTTAATCCCAGGAACCCTAGGAGAAAACCCCTCAGTGCCATGAGAGCTGTCTGTGGCCACGATTATTACATATGCAGATTTCAG gagaGTGGAATCATAGAAGAAGAGTTTGCCCAAATTGGTACTGAGAAAGTGTTGAAGGAAATTCTAACGTATCGAACTCCAGGCCCATTATTTTGGCCCAAAGGAAAAGCCTTAGAATCACCACCGATTGCTTTGCCTTCTTGGTTATCAGAAGAAGATTTTAACTATTATGTCACCAAATATGACAAGACTGGTTTCACTGGAGGGCTAAACTATTATCGAAACATTGATCG AAATTGGGAACTGGTGGCGCCATGGACAGGGACACAGATAAAAGTTCCAGTGAAGTTTATAGTAGGTGAGTTGGACCTGGTTTACAATTCCTTTAATGCAAAGGATTACATACACAATGGTGGGTTCAAGAAAGATGTGCCTTTTCTGCAAGAGCTGATAATAATGGAAGGTGTTGGTCATTTCATCAATGAGGAAAGGCCAAATGAGATTACCACACATATTTATGACTTCTTCAagaagttttga
- the LOC115722233 gene encoding uncharacterized protein LOC115722233: protein METIEHKTIEVNGINMHVAQKGQGPTILFLHGFPELWYTWRHQILTLASLGYRAVAPDLRGYGDTDAPPSVGSYTCMDVVGDVIGLLDAIAAEEEKVFVVGHDWGAVIAWNLCLFRPDRVKALVNLSVAFNPRHPKRKPYETLRAVYGDDYYVCRFQEIGEIEGEFAQIGTQQVIKEFYTYRNPGPLMLPKGKSFPHSKDAKTPTELPSWLTQQDLDYYTTKFHNKGFTGGINYYRNINRNWEVTAPWTGAKIKVPVRFIVGDVDLLYNSLGVKDYIHKGGFRKDVPLLEEVIVMEGVGHFINEEKPDEISNHIFDFFNKF from the exons ATGGAGACCATAGAGCATAAAACCATAGAAGTAAATGGCATAAACATGCATGTAGCCCAGAAGGGACAAGGCCCAACAATCTTATTCCTCCACGGCTTCCCGGAGCTATGGTACACGTGGCGCCACCAGATACTCACACTGGCTTCCTTGGGCTACCGAGCTGTGGCCCCGGACCTCCGCGGCTACGGGGACACCGATGCACCGCCTTCGGTGGGTAGCTACACGTGCATGGATGTGGTTGGAGATGTGATTGGGCTGTTGGATGCCATAGCTGCTGAGGAAGAGAAAGTGTTTGTGGTGGGACATGATTGGGGTGCTGTCATTGCTTGGAATCTTTGCTTGTTCAGACCAGATCGTGTTAAGGCTTTGGTGAACCTTAGTGTGGCTTTTAACCCCAGGCACCCTAAGAGAAAGCCTTATGAGACTTTGAGAGCTGTCTATGGTGATGACTACTACGTTTGTAGATTTcag GAAATTGGAGAAATAGAAGGTGAATTTGCCCAAATAGGAACCCAACAAGTTATAAAGGAATTCTACACATATAGAAATCCTGGCCCACTTATGCTCCCTAAAGGCAAAAGTTTTCCACACTCAAAAGATGCCAAAACTCCAACTGAGTTGCCTTCTTGGTTAACCCAACAAGACCTTGATTACTACACAACCAAATTTCACAACAAAGGCTTCACTGGTGGAATCAACTATTACCGGAACATTAACAG AAATTGGGAAGTGACAGCACCATGGACTGGGGCTAAAATAAAAGTGCCAGTAAGGTTCATAGTAGGGGATGTGGACCTTTTATACAATTCATTGGGAGTTAAGGATTACATACACAAAGGTGGATTCAGAAaagatgttcctcttcttgaagAGGTCATAGTCATGGAAGGTGTTGGACACTTCATCAATGAAGAAAAACCTGATGAGATTAGCAACCACATCTTTGATTTCTTCAAcaagttttaa